GACCCTGTTTCTCCAAATCGGGCAGCAGTTTCAGAATCACCCCCGACCACGCCGCACGGGCGGGTGAAGTCCCCACACGCCAAACCCGCGCCACCGACCCGGTTGAACTACTCCAGTTCGGAATGGCCAGCCAATGCAGGTCGTCCACGGGTACGGTGGTTTCGACCCAGTACTCGTCCGTGCCGGCCAGGGTGGCCACGGGCGTGGCGGGCGTCACCTGACTGCCCACGTTGACAAACCGTTCGCGCACCACGCAGTTGAAAGGGGCACGGACGACGGTTCGTTCAAGGTTGAGCCGGGCCTGTTCCAGCGCCGCCTCGGCCGCCTGCACACGGGCCTCCGCCTGCCGCAACTGCGGCATGCGCAGCACAAGGTCGCGATCCGCTTCCGGAATTTCACGGCCCAGCAGTTCGTACTCCTTGCGCGCCACGGCCTGCTGGCCCTGTTCCAGCGCCAGGGCACCCCGGGCCTGCACCAGTTCGCTCTCCCGCTGCGCCACCGCCAGTTGAAAGTCGCGGGGATCAATCCGCACCAGCTCAGCCCCCGCCTCAAACCGGCTGCCGGGCTGGAAGGTCTCGGCGATCCGGACAATTTCACCGGAAACGCGCGGATACAGGGTGACTTCCCGGGCCGGAATGACCGTGCCAAAGGCGGGTAACCGAACGGTTTCGAGGCCGAACCGGACGGGAACCACCTCGACCAACCGGGCCTGATGTTCCACGGGCCGGGGCCGCACGTGGGGTGCGGTGAGGATCAACCAGTACGCCGCACCCGCTCCGGCCCCCAGCACCAGCAACGGGAGCAAAAATCGGTAGATCCGTCGGACCGGGGAAACGGTCGAACCCTCTGTGATCCGGGGCTGGGATGCATGATGGGGCGGACTCATGACGACGGCACGGGATGCGATACGGTTTGCGGCGGTCCGGCAGCGGTGGCGGAGACCTGATCCAGCGGGTCGGGTCGGGGCAGGCTCCAGCCGCCCGCAAGGGCGCGGCAGAGCGTCACCCGTTGCAACCACAGGTCGCGCCGGGTCTCCAGCTCGGCCCGCTGCAGGCCCTGTTGGGTGAGCAGCGCGTCCAAAACCCGCAGGTAATCCACGGTGCCCTTGCTGTAACTGTCCCGAAGGCGGTCCACGGTGCGGTCCGCCAGCTCCAACTGCCGGCTTAAACTGGTGCGGAGACCTTCCAACTGTTGTTCCCGGATCAACGCGGTTTCAACCTCGGCCACCGCCTCCAGAGCGGCCTGACGAAAGGCGTGAAATCGCTCGGCCACCACCGCGCGGCGGTAATCCACCTCGGCCCGTCGTGCCCCGCCGTCCAGGATGGGTGCGGTCAGATTCGCCGCCAACGTCGCCAGCCACTGATCCAGCAACACGCGCGTGCTGTTGCCGTCGGTGCTGATCTGTGCCGACAGACTCAGGCGCGGAAACCGATCGGCCACCGCCGCAGCCAGACGCGCGTCGGCCGCCAACAGCGAATGATAACCGGCCTGCAAGTCCGGTCGGCGCAGGACCAGTTCGGCCGGCACACCGGTCTGCGGCAGCGGCGGCAGCGGTGGCAGTTCGGGGTCCGGTTCGGGGATGGGCTCGCCGGGTGCGCGCCCCAACAACACTGCGAGCTGTTGCCGCAGCAGTTCGGTCTGGGCCCGGGCCACCAGCAGGTTCCCATGCACACTCTCCACAACCTGACGCTGACGAAGCACGTCGGCGG
This genomic window from Limisphaera ngatamarikiensis contains:
- a CDS encoding efflux RND transporter periplasmic adaptor subunit, which produces MSPPHHASQPRITEGSTVSPVRRIYRFLLPLLVLGAGAGAAYWLILTAPHVRPRPVEHQARLVEVVPVRFGLETVRLPAFGTVIPAREVTLYPRVSGEIVRIAETFQPGSRFEAGAELVRIDPRDFQLAVAQRESELVQARGALALEQGQQAVARKEYELLGREIPEADRDLVLRMPQLRQAEARVQAAEAALEQARLNLERTVVRAPFNCVVRERFVNVGSQVTPATPVATLAGTDEYWVETTVPVDDLHWLAIPNWSSSTGSVARVWRVGTSPARAAWSGVILKLLPDLEKQGRLARLLVSVERPWGREPQPDGPPPLLLGDAVRLELQGRTVRAAVIDRRWFRDGDQLWIMNERDELEIRSVEVAFRGPDSLWVTGGLREGERIVISELPAAVPGLPLRVAGGGEPSPAVSTTAGAGARVPSTGT
- a CDS encoding efflux transporter outer membrane subunit: MPEPWWRDLGDPVLSGLIEQALGEQPGLLAVWARLEQAQALARKAGAGLWPTLDARGQASRTHERFEAPGGRATSRSAADLFLGAAAAYELDVWGRVRATREAALQDAHAAGAQVQVAALTLSAQIATVWFQWAAQRALVALWERQAVLQSNMLRLVEARFERGQVGAADVLRQRQVVESVHGNLLVARAQTELLRQQLAVLLGRAPGEPIPEPDPELPPLPPLPQTGVPAELVLRRPDLQAGYHSLLAADARLAAAVADRFPRLSLSAQISTDGNSTRVLLDQWLATLAANLTAPILDGGARRAEVDYRRAVVAERFHAFRQAALEAVAEVETALIREQQLEGLRTSLSRQLELADRTVDRLRDSYSKGTVDYLRVLDALLTQQGLQRAELETRRDLWLQRVTLCRALAGGWSLPRPDPLDQVSATAAGPPQTVSHPVPSS